A stretch of Faecalibacterium duncaniae DNA encodes these proteins:
- a CDS encoding UDP-N-acetylglucosamine diphosphorylase produces METISNEALAAARAKLDAAESRRENILLFHIANGVNIENRTVQIDEGVVIAPGATILAGTILRGKTVIGAGCVIGPNSLIEDSIVDEGTTVNASQVYGSHLGPHNNIGPFTHVRVNTVTDYGVHLGAYVETKNSNFARGNTVSHLTYIGDSDVGKYCNFGCGTVTCNYDGKDKFRTQIGDYCFIGCNTNLVAPVKVGDGAYTAAGSTITKDVPAQALGIARERQTNLEGWAAPKMEAYIAKKQKLEEEQNK; encoded by the coding sequence ATGGAAACCATTTCCAACGAAGCTCTGGCCGCAGCACGCGCCAAACTGGACGCTGCCGAAAGCCGGCGCGAGAACATCCTGCTTTTTCACATCGCCAACGGCGTGAACATTGAGAACCGTACCGTCCAGATCGACGAAGGCGTTGTCATCGCCCCGGGAGCCACCATTCTGGCGGGCACCATCCTGCGCGGCAAGACGGTCATCGGCGCAGGATGCGTCATCGGCCCCAACAGCCTGATCGAGGACAGCATCGTGGACGAGGGCACCACTGTCAACGCCAGCCAGGTCTACGGCAGCCATCTGGGCCCCCACAACAACATCGGCCCCTTCACCCATGTGCGGGTGAACACTGTCACCGACTACGGCGTGCATCTGGGTGCCTATGTGGAGACCAAGAACTCCAACTTTGCCCGGGGCAACACCGTGAGCCACCTGACCTACATCGGTGATAGTGACGTGGGCAAGTACTGCAACTTCGGCTGCGGCACCGTTACCTGCAACTACGACGGCAAGGATAAGTTCCGCACCCAGATCGGCGATTACTGCTTCATTGGCTGCAACACCAATCTTGTTGCCCCGGTCAAGGTAGGCGACGGTGCCTACACCGCCGCAGGCAGCACCATCACCAAGGACGTGCCCGCACAGGCACTGGGCATCGCCCGGGAGCGCCAGACCAACCTTGAGGGCTGGGCCGCCCCCAAGATGGAGGCCTATATCGCCAAAAAGCAGAAGCTGGAGGAGGAGCAGAACAAGTAA
- a CDS encoding HAD family hydrolase yields the protein MNQYGEENGIEVHHYIISSGLKEIIEGSNIAQYFSRVYASSYLYSADGVAEWPAQAVNYTNKTQFIFRIAKGIFEEYDERVNDSVPESALVTPYENIVYIGDSATDIPCMRLVKSKGGYSIGVFDPEKNKREKVYQLFNDGRINFYAPADYSEDSELFKYIKLVIGQISINEGVKTEQRTLKNPAETYNLYITMQSLADHMKSAVSPREYQKLQRELNKLQHQIEGI from the coding sequence GTGAATCAGTACGGTGAGGAAAATGGTATTGAAGTTCATCATTACATCATATCGTCCGGGCTGAAGGAGATTATTGAAGGAAGTAATATCGCCCAGTATTTCAGCCGCGTCTATGCATCGTCGTACCTGTATTCTGCGGATGGTGTTGCCGAATGGCCAGCACAGGCCGTAAACTATACCAATAAGACTCAATTCATATTCCGGATTGCCAAAGGAATCTTTGAAGAGTACGATGAGAGAGTAAACGATAGTGTGCCTGAGTCTGCCCTTGTTACTCCATATGAGAATATCGTCTATATTGGAGACAGTGCTACAGATATCCCTTGTATGCGCCTTGTAAAGAGCAAGGGCGGTTATTCAATTGGTGTTTTCGACCCTGAAAAGAACAAGCGTGAGAAAGTATATCAACTGTTCAATGATGGTCGAATCAATTTTTATGCTCCGGCTGACTACTCCGAAGATTCCGAACTGTTTAAGTATATCAAACTAGTTATCGGACAGATTTCTATTAATGAAGGAGTCAAAACAGAACAACGAACTCTGAAAAATCCGGCAGAGACATACAATTTATACATTACTATGCAATCGTTAGCAGACCATATGAAGTCTGCTGTTTCCCCCAGAGAGTACCAGAAGCTTCAACGGGAGCTTAACAAGCTCCAACATCAAATCGAAGGAATCTAA
- a CDS encoding DUF4869 domain-containing protein, whose amino-acid sequence MLNIYFGDMPEAVYNTSVYFNYTYEDEWLTSDFAKEVIKKIDKSDVKGPHAVESPVLGVISPEKLSGGTKTLLLMANDPEKVFNASTCGDNCAPFILKLAKKKDLTINLRHLMDFGKKKFPVDVKVLNTGDVVHSMEELMPIAFQFV is encoded by the coding sequence ATGTTGAACATCTACTTTGGAGATATGCCGGAGGCTGTCTACAATACTTCGGTCTATTTTAACTATACCTACGAAGATGAATGGCTGACTTCTGACTTTGCCAAAGAGGTCATCAAGAAAATTGACAAGTCCGATGTCAAAGGCCCTCATGCGGTGGAAAGCCCGGTTCTGGGGGTCATCTCGCCGGAAAAACTGTCTGGCGGTACGAAAACGCTTTTGCTGATGGCAAATGACCCGGAAAAGGTATTCAATGCCTCAACTTGTGGCGATAACTGTGCACCCTTTATTCTGAAGCTGGCGAAAAAGAAGGACTTGACCATCAACCTGCGGCATCTCATGGATTTCGGCAAGAAAAAATTCCCGGTGGATGTGAAAGTCCTGAATACCGGTGATGTGGTGCACAGCATGGAAGAACTGATGCCGATTGCATTTCAGTTTGTGTGA
- the pth gene encoding aminoacyl-tRNA hydrolase — MNANDIWLIAGLGNPEAKYDGTRHNAGFAALDSLAGKWGISVSKTKFQGLWGQGEVDGHKVVLLKPLTYMNLSGDSIAPLAGFFKIPADHVIVLCDDITQAPGKLRIRPSGSAGGHNGLKSIIARLGGENFPRIRIGVGAKPRPDYDLADWVLGKFPPEDAKAMADRYPDLEAAAKLIMDGKLGLAQSKYNG; from the coding sequence ATGAATGCAAACGACATCTGGCTGATCGCGGGCCTTGGCAACCCGGAAGCAAAATACGATGGCACCCGCCACAACGCGGGCTTTGCCGCGCTGGACTCTCTGGCGGGCAAATGGGGCATCAGCGTCAGCAAAACCAAGTTTCAGGGCCTGTGGGGCCAGGGCGAGGTGGACGGCCACAAGGTGGTGCTGCTGAAACCCCTGACCTACATGAACCTCTCCGGCGATTCCATCGCCCCGCTGGCGGGCTTTTTCAAGATCCCTGCTGACCACGTCATCGTCCTGTGCGATGATATCACCCAGGCCCCCGGCAAGCTGCGCATCCGGCCCTCCGGCTCGGCAGGCGGGCACAACGGCCTGAAGAGTATCATTGCCCGGCTGGGCGGGGAGAACTTCCCCCGCATCCGCATCGGCGTGGGTGCCAAGCCCCGCCCGGACTATGACCTTGCCGACTGGGTGCTGGGCAAGTTCCCGCCTGAGGATGCCAAAGCCATGGCCGACCGCTACCCCGACCTTGAAGCCGCCGCAAAGCTTATCATGGACGGCAAGCTGGGTCTGGCGCAGAGCAAGTATAACGGGTGA
- a CDS encoding C69 family dipeptidase, giving the protein MSLKKKIAAAFIACAMTLAVVPSAFACTALYVGSDLTEDGTTMFGRIEDLGTNDYNKLFNISPAGKHTAGEVYEGCYGFTYTFTHDSYRYTARRDDNGLGVCPDCDSTHEHTPYEEAGTNEKGVMVSATESLYGTDAVLSVDPYVDNGIEEAEITTVLLSEASTAREGVALLTSIYDNAGAAGGSGVFIADQNETWFVENLTGHTYLALKLSSSVVFMQPNIAAMGKIDLDDTDHVVASANLISVAQKAGTFVGDAAANVIDLDASYNGDIASDRMAAGLNYLYGTDTFTKDNYSETDFAISNVGENGAIVPVYSNIQLTKKFSVEDSIHFFQTEPIGKTGNVETHLFQVSATGDLNTAITEWTAFDDDVYNAFVPYYPMLTTDTADVYKVSVHKVTRSDEQPTEGVWYQDAKGRYYTYPDDWTDSFYGVRDALSNLLTYGSNGNQVTAKDQAAAKASYAALQQEIMADYADMKAAVAAADTLEAKQAAATNASNAMSQKVYNTTLKMYNKLQAKTAARAWVSSLLH; this is encoded by the coding sequence ATGTCTTTGAAGAAGAAAATTGCTGCGGCTTTCATCGCCTGTGCGATGACGCTTGCCGTGGTTCCTTCCGCCTTCGCCTGCACGGCACTCTATGTCGGCAGCGACCTCACCGAGGATGGCACCACCATGTTTGGCCGGATCGAGGATCTGGGCACCAACGATTACAACAAGCTGTTCAACATCAGCCCCGCCGGGAAGCACACCGCGGGCGAGGTGTACGAGGGCTGCTACGGCTTTACCTACACCTTCACCCACGACAGCTACCGCTACACCGCCCGCCGGGACGACAACGGTCTGGGTGTTTGCCCGGACTGCGACAGCACCCACGAGCACACCCCCTATGAGGAGGCTGGCACCAACGAGAAGGGTGTCATGGTCTCTGCCACCGAGTCTCTCTACGGCACCGACGCCGTGCTGAGCGTAGACCCCTATGTGGACAACGGCATTGAGGAAGCCGAGATCACCACGGTGCTGCTGAGCGAAGCTTCCACGGCCCGCGAGGGTGTTGCTCTGCTGACCTCCATCTACGACAACGCCGGTGCAGCCGGCGGCTCCGGCGTGTTCATTGCCGACCAGAATGAGACCTGGTTCGTGGAGAACCTGACGGGCCACACCTACCTTGCCCTGAAGCTCTCCTCCAGCGTGGTCTTCATGCAGCCCAACATCGCCGCTATGGGCAAGATCGATCTGGATGACACCGACCATGTGGTGGCCTCTGCCAACCTGATCTCCGTGGCCCAGAAAGCCGGTACCTTTGTGGGCGATGCCGCTGCCAATGTCATCGATCTGGATGCCTCCTACAACGGCGACATCGCATCGGACCGCATGGCAGCCGGCCTGAACTACCTGTACGGCACCGACACCTTTACAAAGGACAACTACAGTGAGACCGACTTTGCCATCAGCAACGTCGGCGAGAACGGTGCCATCGTCCCGGTCTACTCCAACATCCAGCTGACCAAGAAGTTCTCGGTGGAGGATTCCATCCACTTCTTTCAGACCGAGCCCATCGGCAAGACGGGCAATGTGGAGACTCATCTGTTCCAGGTGAGCGCCACCGGCGATCTGAACACCGCCATTACCGAGTGGACCGCTTTTGACGACGACGTGTACAACGCCTTCGTCCCTTACTATCCGATGCTGACCACCGACACCGCAGATGTCTACAAGGTCTCGGTCCATAAGGTCACCCGTTCCGACGAGCAGCCCACCGAGGGCGTCTGGTATCAGGATGCCAAGGGCCGCTACTACACCTACCCGGACGACTGGACCGACTCCTTCTACGGCGTGCGTGACGCCCTCTCCAACCTGCTGACCTACGGCAGCAATGGCAATCAGGTCACCGCAAAGGATCAGGCTGCAGCCAAGGCCAGCTACGCCGCGCTCCAGCAGGAGATCATGGCCGACTACGCCGATATGAAGGCCGCTGTTGCCGCTGCCGACACGCTTGAGGCCAAGCAGGCTGCCGCCACCAACGCCAGCAATGCCATGAGCCAGAAGGTGTACAACACCACCCTGAAGATGTATAACAAGCTCCAGGCCAAGACGGCCGCCCGGGCATGGGTCAGCTCTCTGCTGCACTGA
- the mfd gene encoding transcription-repair coupling factor has translation MYEALLKSTAEYQKIAESLHTPGPAALFGLPPAGRALLYAALQKDLDRVLCIVTPGEAEATHFADDLKALGLTAAVFPPRDFMLRPVEGAGREYEYRRLSVLGALAGGRLNAVCVPAEALLQYTVPRDEFLRNTLTLKPGMVYNREALVARLFAAGYVRRSQVDGPGQFSVRGDIVDIYAPDMHQPARVEYWDDEIDSLASFDLLTQRRDGSLEKIYLSPAREVLFGSTAETAEALRGAIKKARGKKRTAMEKATEADLAQLDSGLMPEAMDKYYGIRYPQPATLLDHLDSPIFVLDEVGGIRDAQKATEYRRGEELTGLLEEGVLCPGLDVLYQTMDDLAIAAQKQSTLLCENFLRGMNEFKLKDLINVEAFAAPNWGGDLASLREDLDPLIAQGYAVTLFSGTPKGAAALTRDLTDKGYSVSMSRDVRPAKGIVQVLPGHLTAGCTFPFAHAAVISSRRHGLDEEAAAENKRRKKNKNALSSLSDIKPGDYVVHQSHGIGMYAGIQRLEVQGAIKDYLKIQYSGSDVLYVPVTQLDLLSRYTAPGDEEKVKLAKLGGAEWQRTRAKVKKAAEEMAQELIELYARRRQAQGYAFPPDGDWQNDFETRFEYDETDDQLHATAEIKQDMEKPYPMDRLLCGDVGVGKTEVALRAAFKCVMGGKQCALLAPTTLLAWQHYNTLLSRMEAFPVKIGMLSRFRTAKQQKETLRGLQSGSVDIVVGTHRLLSKDVRFHDLGLVIIDEEQRFGVKHKEKLKENFIGVDMLTLSATPIPRTLNMAMSGIRDLSTIEQPPIERQPVETFVLEYNDVILAEAMKKELARGGQVYYLHNRVDNIESTAAHVSQLVPGARVGIAHGKMTEEELNPVWQHLLNGEIDILVCTTLIETGIDVRNCNTLIIEDADRMGLAQLYQIRGRVGRSGRKAYAYFTFRRDKTLTDIAQKRLSAIREFTAFGSGFRIAMRDLQIRGAGSLLGHSQHGHMEAVGYDLYVKMLGQAIARAKGEPVQRDKSECLIDLRVDAYIPEKYIADGPGRIEAYKRIAAIQTPEDAADVLDELIDRYGDPPPSVSDLVNVSLARVQATAVGVYEVTQKKDTLVLQVEQLDLRMIQGLLVAFNGRVVTGAGAKPYLSVTLQKEEKPLELLQSILKAMAEILAQKS, from the coding sequence ATGTACGAAGCGCTGCTGAAAAGCACAGCGGAATATCAGAAGATCGCGGAGAGCCTGCACACCCCGGGCCCGGCGGCGCTGTTCGGCCTGCCGCCTGCGGGCCGTGCCCTGCTGTACGCCGCCCTGCAAAAGGACCTTGACCGGGTGCTGTGCATCGTGACCCCCGGCGAGGCCGAGGCTACCCACTTTGCAGACGACCTCAAGGCGCTGGGCCTGACCGCGGCGGTGTTCCCGCCCCGGGACTTCATGCTGCGGCCAGTGGAGGGCGCGGGCCGTGAGTACGAGTACCGCCGCCTGTCGGTGCTGGGCGCGCTGGCGGGCGGGCGGCTGAACGCCGTCTGCGTGCCCGCCGAGGCGCTGCTGCAATACACGGTGCCCCGGGATGAGTTCCTGCGGAACACTCTCACCCTCAAGCCCGGCATGGTCTACAACCGGGAAGCGCTGGTGGCGCGGCTGTTCGCCGCCGGGTACGTCCGGCGCAGTCAGGTGGACGGCCCGGGCCAGTTCAGCGTGCGCGGCGATATCGTGGACATCTACGCGCCGGACATGCACCAGCCCGCCCGTGTGGAATACTGGGACGATGAGATTGATTCGCTGGCCTCCTTCGACCTGCTGACCCAGCGCCGGGACGGCAGTCTGGAAAAGATCTACCTTTCCCCCGCCCGCGAGGTGCTGTTCGGCAGCACCGCCGAGACGGCCGAGGCTCTGCGCGGAGCCATCAAAAAGGCGCGGGGCAAAAAGCGTACCGCCATGGAAAAGGCCACAGAGGCCGACCTTGCCCAGCTGGATTCCGGCCTGATGCCCGAAGCCATGGACAAGTATTACGGCATCCGCTACCCGCAGCCCGCCACCCTGCTGGACCATCTGGACAGCCCCATCTTTGTACTGGACGAGGTGGGCGGCATCCGGGATGCCCAGAAGGCCACCGAGTACCGCCGGGGCGAGGAGCTGACCGGCCTGCTGGAGGAGGGCGTGCTCTGCCCCGGGCTGGACGTGCTCTACCAGACCATGGACGACCTTGCCATTGCGGCCCAGAAACAGAGCACCCTGCTGTGTGAGAACTTCCTGCGGGGGATGAACGAATTCAAGCTGAAGGACCTCATCAACGTGGAGGCCTTTGCGGCCCCCAACTGGGGCGGCGACCTGGCCTCCCTGCGGGAGGATCTTGACCCGCTGATCGCCCAGGGCTATGCCGTCACCCTTTTCTCCGGCACCCCCAAGGGTGCCGCCGCCCTGACCCGGGACCTGACGGACAAGGGCTACTCCGTGAGCATGAGCCGGGACGTGCGCCCGGCCAAGGGCATCGTGCAGGTGCTGCCCGGCCACCTGACCGCAGGCTGCACCTTCCCCTTTGCCCACGCGGCGGTCATCTCCTCCCGGCGGCACGGGCTGGACGAGGAAGCCGCCGCCGAGAACAAAAGGCGCAAAAAGAACAAAAACGCCCTGTCCAGCCTTTCGGACATCAAGCCCGGGGACTATGTGGTGCACCAGAGCCACGGCATCGGCATGTACGCGGGCATCCAGCGGCTGGAAGTGCAGGGTGCCATCAAGGATTACCTGAAGATCCAGTATTCCGGCTCCGATGTACTCTATGTGCCCGTCACCCAGCTGGATCTGCTCAGCCGCTACACCGCCCCCGGCGACGAGGAAAAGGTGAAGCTGGCCAAGCTGGGCGGTGCCGAATGGCAGCGCACCCGCGCCAAGGTGAAAAAGGCCGCCGAAGAGATGGCACAGGAACTCATTGAGCTGTACGCCCGGCGCAGGCAGGCCCAGGGATACGCCTTCCCGCCCGACGGCGACTGGCAGAACGATTTCGAGACCCGCTTTGAGTACGATGAGACCGACGACCAGCTCCACGCCACCGCCGAGATCAAGCAGGACATGGAAAAGCCCTACCCGATGGACCGCCTGCTCTGCGGCGATGTGGGCGTGGGCAAGACCGAAGTCGCCCTGCGCGCGGCCTTCAAGTGCGTGATGGGCGGCAAGCAGTGCGCCCTTCTGGCCCCCACCACCCTGCTGGCCTGGCAGCACTACAACACCCTGCTCTCCCGGATGGAGGCCTTCCCGGTGAAGATCGGGATGCTCTCCCGCTTCCGTACCGCGAAACAGCAAAAGGAGACCCTGCGGGGCCTGCAGTCCGGCAGCGTGGACATCGTGGTGGGCACCCACCGCCTGCTCTCCAAGGATGTGCGCTTCCACGACCTGGGCCTTGTCATCATCGATGAGGAGCAGCGGTTCGGCGTGAAGCACAAGGAGAAGCTGAAGGAGAACTTCATCGGCGTGGATATGCTGACCCTCTCGGCCACGCCCATCCCCCGCACCCTGAACATGGCCATGAGCGGCATCCGCGACCTGTCCACCATCGAGCAGCCGCCCATTGAGCGCCAGCCCGTGGAGACCTTTGTGCTGGAGTACAACGATGTCATCCTTGCCGAAGCCATGAAAAAGGAGCTGGCCCGGGGCGGTCAGGTGTACTACCTGCACAACCGGGTGGACAACATCGAGTCCACCGCCGCCCATGTCAGCCAGCTGGTTCCCGGCGCCCGGGTGGGCATTGCCCACGGCAAGATGACCGAGGAGGAGCTGAACCCGGTCTGGCAGCATCTGCTCAACGGCGAGATCGACATTCTGGTCTGCACCACCCTGATCGAAACGGGCATCGATGTGCGCAACTGCAACACCCTTATCATTGAGGATGCCGACCGGATGGGCCTTGCCCAGCTGTACCAGATCCGGGGCCGGGTGGGCCGCTCCGGCCGCAAGGCCTACGCCTACTTCACCTTCCGGCGGGACAAGACCCTGACCGACATCGCCCAGAAGCGGCTTTCCGCCATCCGGGAGTTCACGGCCTTCGGCTCCGGCTTCCGCATCGCCATGCGCGATCTCCAGATCCGCGGCGCGGGCAGTCTGCTGGGCCACAGCCAGCACGGCCACATGGAGGCTGTGGGCTACGACCTCTATGTAAAGATGCTGGGGCAGGCCATCGCCCGGGCCAAGGGCGAGCCGGTGCAGCGCGACAAGAGCGAGTGCCTGATCGACCTGCGGGTGGATGCCTACATCCCCGAAAAGTACATTGCCGACGGGCCGGGCCGCATTGAAGCCTACAAGCGGATCGCCGCCATCCAGACCCCCGAGGATGCCGCCGATGTGCTGGACGAGCTCATCGACCGCTACGGCGACCCGCCGCCCTCGGTCAGCGATCTGGTCAATGTCTCGCTGGCGCGGGTGCAGGCCACCGCTGTGGGCGTGTACGAGGTGACCCAGAAGAAGGACACTCTGGTGCTGCAGGTGGAGCAGCTGGACCTCCGGATGATCCAGGGCCTGCTGGTGGCCTTCAACGGCCGCGTTGTCACCGGGGCCGGTGCAAAACCCTACCTCTCCGTCACCCTGCAAAAAGAGGAAAAGCCGCTGGAGCTGCTGCAGAGCATCCTGAAAGCCATGGCGGAGATCTTGGCACAAAAGTCGTAA
- the ppdK gene encoding pyruvate, phosphate dikinase translates to MSKKYLYYFSEGNDAFGGDKVTMKNTLGGKGAGLAEMTAAGMPVPQGFTITTDACTQYYADGRQINDDITADIFEHLKGLEEITGKKFGDNTNPLLVSVRSGARQSMPGMMDTILNLGLNDEAVEGLAKKTGNARFAYDCYRRFVQMFADVVMMVPKSLFEVEIDKMKEAKGVKNDVDLTADDLKELVGVFKKIYEENEGKPFPQDPRDQLIEAVKAVFRSWDNPRANVYRKMNEIPYEWGTAVNVQQMAFGNSGDRSGTGVAFTRDPATGAKKLMGEYLINAQGEDVVAGVRTPSPISHLKDQMPEVYDQFVEIATRLENYFRDMQDMEFTIEDGHLYMLQTRNGKRTAQAALQIACDLVDEGMITEQEAVLRVEPKQLDTLLHPQFDAAALKAAEVVGKGLAASPGSACGQIVFTAEEAEEMVKSGKMKKVVLVRLETSPEDIVGMQVSQGILTVRGGMTSHAAVVARGMGTCCVSGCGNDNEVKIDEEAKTFEINGHKFVEGDWISIDGSTGNIYGEQVATVAATGNKNFNRFMGWADAARQLLVMTNADNPRDAQQAVDLGAEGIGLCRTEHMFFAEDRIKAVREMICARTVEEREAALAKVEPFQQGDFEAMYRIMGERPMTIRYLDPPLHEFLPTKDEDIKELAADMGMTFDDLKNVVASLHEFNPMMGHRGCRLAVTYPEIAAMQTRAVIKAALNVSAETGCMITPHIMIPLVGEVKELKFVKDVVVKVADELIAAAGVDMKYQVGTMIEIPRAALTAGEIAKEAEFFSFGTNDLTQMTFGFSRDDAAKFLGAYYENKIYESDPFQHLDQIGVGKLVKMAAHDGRETRPDLGLGICGEHGGDPTSVEFCHNVGLDYVSCSPFRVPIARLAAAQAAIKNPRK, encoded by the coding sequence ATGAGCAAAAAGTATCTGTACTACTTCAGCGAGGGCAACGATGCCTTCGGCGGCGACAAGGTCACCATGAAAAATACTCTGGGCGGCAAGGGTGCCGGTCTGGCAGAGATGACTGCTGCCGGTATGCCGGTTCCCCAGGGCTTCACCATCACCACGGATGCCTGCACCCAGTACTATGCAGACGGCCGTCAGATCAATGACGATATCACTGCTGACATCTTCGAGCATCTCAAGGGTCTGGAAGAGATCACCGGCAAGAAGTTTGGCGACAACACCAACCCCCTGCTGGTCTCTGTCCGTTCCGGTGCCCGTCAGTCCATGCCCGGCATGATGGATACCATCCTGAACCTGGGCCTGAACGATGAGGCTGTGGAAGGTCTGGCAAAGAAGACTGGCAACGCTCGCTTCGCATACGACTGCTACCGCCGCTTCGTGCAGATGTTTGCAGACGTTGTTATGATGGTCCCGAAGAGCCTGTTCGAGGTCGAGATCGACAAGATGAAGGAAGCCAAGGGCGTCAAGAACGACGTTGACCTGACTGCTGACGACCTGAAGGAACTGGTCGGCGTCTTCAAGAAGATCTACGAGGAGAACGAGGGCAAGCCGTTCCCCCAGGATCCCCGTGATCAGCTGATCGAGGCAGTCAAGGCTGTGTTCCGCAGCTGGGACAACCCCCGTGCAAACGTTTACCGCAAGATGAACGAGATCCCCTACGAGTGGGGCACCGCTGTCAACGTGCAGCAGATGGCATTCGGCAACTCCGGCGACCGTTCCGGCACCGGCGTTGCATTCACCCGTGACCCCGCCACCGGTGCAAAGAAGCTGATGGGCGAGTACCTGATCAATGCACAGGGCGAGGACGTCGTCGCAGGCGTGCGCACTCCTTCTCCCATCAGCCACCTGAAGGATCAGATGCCTGAGGTGTACGATCAGTTCGTTGAGATCGCAACCCGTCTGGAGAACTACTTCCGCGATATGCAGGATATGGAGTTCACCATTGAGGATGGCCACCTGTACATGCTGCAGACCCGTAACGGCAAGCGTACCGCTCAGGCTGCTCTGCAGATCGCATGTGACCTGGTGGACGAGGGCATGATCACCGAGCAGGAGGCTGTCCTGCGCGTGGAGCCCAAGCAGCTGGATACCCTGCTGCATCCCCAGTTTGATGCCGCTGCCCTGAAGGCCGCCGAAGTCGTCGGCAAGGGCCTGGCAGCTTCTCCTGGTTCCGCCTGCGGCCAGATCGTCTTTACCGCTGAGGAAGCAGAGGAGATGGTCAAGTCCGGCAAGATGAAGAAGGTCGTTCTGGTCCGTCTGGAGACCAGCCCCGAGGATATCGTGGGCATGCAGGTGTCTCAGGGCATCCTGACCGTCCGCGGCGGCATGACCAGCCACGCAGCCGTTGTTGCCCGTGGTATGGGCACTTGCTGTGTCTCCGGCTGCGGCAACGACAACGAGGTCAAGATCGACGAGGAAGCAAAGACCTTCGAGATCAACGGCCACAAGTTCGTTGAGGGCGACTGGATCTCCATCGATGGTTCCACCGGCAACATCTACGGCGAGCAGGTCGCTACCGTGGCCGCTACCGGCAACAAGAACTTCAACCGCTTCATGGGTTGGGCAGACGCAGCTCGTCAGCTGCTGGTTATGACCAACGCCGATAACCCCCGCGACGCACAGCAGGCTGTTGACCTGGGTGCTGAGGGCATCGGCCTGTGCCGTACCGAGCACATGTTCTTCGCTGAGGACCGCATCAAGGCTGTCCGTGAGATGATCTGCGCACGTACCGTGGAAGAGCGCGAAGCTGCTCTGGCTAAGGTCGAGCCGTTCCAGCAGGGTGACTTCGAGGCCATGTACCGCATCATGGGTGAGCGCCCGATGACCATCCGCTACCTGGATCCCCCTCTGCACGAGTTCCTGCCCACCAAGGACGAGGACATCAAGGAGCTGGCTGCCGATATGGGTATGACCTTCGATGACCTGAAGAACGTGGTTGCTTCTCTGCACGAGTTCAACCCCATGATGGGTCACCGTGGTTGCCGTCTGGCTGTCACCTATCCCGAGATCGCTGCTATGCAGACCCGCGCTGTCATCAAGGCTGCCCTGAACGTCTCCGCTGAGACCGGCTGCATGATCACCCCGCATATCATGATCCCGCTGGTCGGCGAGGTCAAGGAGCTGAAGTTCGTCAAGGATGTCGTTGTCAAGGTCGCTGATGAGCTGATCGCTGCTGCTGGCGTTGACATGAAGTATCAGGTCGGTACCATGATTGAGATCCCCCGTGCAGCCCTGACTGCCGGCGAGATCGCCAAGGAGGCTGAGTTCTTCAGCTTCGGCACCAACGACCTGACCCAGATGACCTTCGGCTTCAGCCGTGATGACGCTGCCAAGTTCCTGGGCGCTTACTACGAGAACAAGATCTACGAGAGCGATCCGTTCCAGCACCTGGATCAGATCGGCGTGGGTAAGCTGGTCAAGATGGCCGCACACGATGGCCGTGAGACCCGTCCCGATCTGGGCCTGGGTATCTGCGGTGAGCACGGCGGCGATCCCACGAGCGTGGAGTTCTGCCACAACGTCGGTCTGGACTACGTCAGCTGCTCTCCCTTCCGTGTGCCCATTGCACGTCTGGCTGCTGCTCAGGCTGCGATCAAGAACCCCCGCAAGTAA